One Phaseolus vulgaris cultivar G19833 chromosome 11, P. vulgaris v2.0, whole genome shotgun sequence genomic window carries:
- the LOC137808224 gene encoding uncharacterized protein codes for MDEFFRVSQCNSAKEMWEVLEVTHEGTNDVKRSRKHSLIQEYELFGMQLEESIVDVQKRFTHIVNQLTGLGKVFDKEELNIKVLKCLDRSWKPKVTAISESRDLSKMSTVALFGKLIEHELELKRLKEQETIEKRAKGTALKTTMEHDTSEEEKNSEHDETLSLLTRKFSRFLKRKNRDRTQQRKRYSKSNDSNSSSYTCFGCGKPGHIKVDCPNNQNKEKSASRKSERGKGKRDYIS; via the coding sequence ATGGATGAATTCTTTAGAGTGTCCCAATGCAACTcagctaaagagatgtgggaagtACTAGAGGTAACCCATGAGGGCACAAATGATGTGAAACGTTCGAGGAAGCATTCACTCATTCAAGAGTATGAGTTGTTTGGGATGCAATTAGAAGAAAGCATTGTAGATGTGCAGAAACGGTTTACACATATTGTGAATCAACTCACTGGTCTTGGTaaggtctttgacaaggaagagctcaacataaaggtgctgaaatgccttgataggagctggaagcctaaggtaacagcaatctctgaatccagagatttatccaagatgtctaCTGTTGCACTCTTTGGAAAATTGATTGAACATGAGTTAGAActcaaaagattgaaagaacaagaaacaataGAGAAAAGGGCCAAAGGAACTGCCTTAAagactaccatggaacatgatacaagtgaggaagagaagaattctgaacatgatgagaccttgagtctgctcaccagaaaattcagcaggttCCTTAAAAGGAAGAACCGAGacagaactcaacaaagaaaaaggtaTTCTAAATCCAATGACTCAAATTCTTCTagttatacttgctttggttgtggcaaaccaggtcatataaaggttgattgtccaaacaatcaaaacaaagaaaaatcagcaagcaggAAGAGtgaaagaggcaaaggaaaaaGAGATTATATCTCTTGA